Proteins encoded within one genomic window of Schaalia sp. HMT-172:
- the glpB gene encoding glycerol-3-phosphate dehydrogenase subunit GlpB, whose translation MRDVVIIGAGLAGLAAAIKAADAGLSVTLITKGVGGIQLGTGTVDILGYGPDPVEAPLDAIPAHVASRPTHPYAHVTPDQVGASVAWLRDIVGPDALIGDETRNVRIPTGVGALRPTCLIPPSMQAGIPQAGARYAIVGLARFKDFYPSLVAENLSRQTGPDGAPIKARALSVDYVVREGEIDSTGTNHARSLDHEENRARLAAQIRPLLEDGTIIGLPAVLGLDDPNAWRDLADKLGHPVFEIPVQPPSVPGMRLNASLTRLASAKARVVLGSPLKALHTADGRVQAVEYASAGRATRVETRAVILAAGGFDSGALEMDSYGVVRDTVCGLPVMGPTGQLLHADFWGEEQPLFLAGLAVDDSMRVVDENGKAVYTNLFAAGGNLAGATRWREKSGEGIALASALAAVDAIVEELK comes from the coding sequence ATGAGAGACGTCGTTATTATTGGCGCTGGACTGGCCGGGCTGGCCGCCGCGATCAAGGCCGCCGATGCCGGTCTGAGCGTCACCCTGATCACCAAGGGCGTTGGCGGCATCCAGCTCGGCACCGGCACGGTCGACATCCTCGGCTACGGCCCGGACCCGGTCGAGGCGCCCCTGGACGCGATCCCCGCGCACGTCGCCTCGCGCCCCACTCACCCCTACGCCCACGTCACCCCCGACCAGGTCGGCGCCTCGGTCGCGTGGCTGCGGGACATCGTCGGGCCGGACGCACTCATCGGTGATGAGACGCGCAACGTGCGCATTCCCACCGGAGTCGGCGCCCTGCGCCCCACCTGCCTGATTCCTCCCTCTATGCAGGCCGGAATCCCCCAGGCGGGCGCCCGCTACGCGATCGTGGGCCTGGCGCGCTTCAAGGACTTCTACCCCAGCCTCGTCGCCGAGAACTTGTCGCGTCAGACGGGCCCCGACGGCGCCCCCATCAAGGCGCGCGCCCTGAGCGTCGACTACGTCGTTCGCGAGGGCGAGATCGACTCGACCGGCACCAACCACGCGCGCAGCCTCGACCACGAGGAGAACCGCGCGCGCCTGGCCGCCCAGATTCGCCCTCTCCTGGAAGACGGTACGATCATTGGCCTGCCCGCCGTCCTCGGCCTCGACGACCCGAACGCGTGGCGAGACCTGGCGGACAAGCTCGGACACCCGGTCTTCGAGATCCCGGTCCAGCCCCCGTCGGTGCCCGGCATGCGCTTGAATGCGTCGCTGACCCGCTTGGCTTCCGCCAAGGCGCGCGTCGTCCTCGGCTCGCCCCTGAAGGCCCTGCACACCGCCGACGGGCGCGTTCAGGCCGTCGAATACGCCAGCGCAGGACGCGCTACCCGCGTGGAGACCCGCGCCGTCATCCTGGCGGCCGGCGGCTTCGACTCCGGCGCCCTGGAGATGGACTCCTACGGCGTCGTGCGCGACACCGTGTGTGGCCTGCCTGTCATGGGCCCCACCGGTCAGCTGCTGCACGCCGACTTCTGGGGCGAGGAACAGCCCCTGTTCCTGGCGGGACTGGCCGTCGACGACTCCATGCGCGTCGTCGACGAAAACGGCAAGGCCGTGTACACCAACCTGTTTGCCGCGGGCGGCAACCTGGCCGGCGCCACCCGCTGGCGTGAAAAGAGCGGCGAAGGCATCGCTCTGGCCAGTGCCCTGGCCGCCGTCGACGCGATCGTGGAGGAGCTGAAATGA